In Nonomuraea sp. NBC_00507, the following are encoded in one genomic region:
- a CDS encoding lysophospholipid acyltransferase family protein, with translation MSVPSEEDDARVIPISAAPSFEQPDPEPLAKLLAFVRRRVSGDYEVDEFGYDAELTDKVFLELVRPLYTRWFRVETVQLKNVPEEGGALVVANHSGTLPLDALMLQVAMHDDVGRPLRLLGADLVYQLPMLSHLARKTGHTLACREDADRLLRKGELVGVFPEGFKGVGKPFSERYKLQRFGRGGFVASAIRAGVPILPTAIVGAEEIYPKIGDLKFLARTLGLPYLPITPFFPLLGPLGLLPLPSKWMIEFGEPIRTDEYEPSAADDPMLVFNLTDHIREVIQQMLNELRLRRGHAFPPFL, from the coding sequence TTGAGTGTTCCCAGCGAAGAGGACGACGCGCGCGTGATCCCGATCAGCGCCGCGCCGTCCTTCGAGCAGCCGGATCCTGAGCCCCTGGCCAAGCTCCTGGCCTTCGTCCGCAGGCGGGTCAGCGGCGACTACGAGGTCGACGAGTTCGGCTACGACGCCGAGCTGACGGACAAGGTCTTCCTCGAGCTGGTCAGGCCCCTCTACACCCGCTGGTTCCGGGTCGAGACGGTTCAGCTCAAGAACGTGCCCGAGGAGGGCGGCGCCCTGGTCGTCGCCAACCACTCGGGCACGCTGCCACTCGACGCGCTGATGCTCCAGGTGGCCATGCACGACGACGTGGGCAGGCCGCTGCGGCTGCTCGGCGCCGACCTGGTCTACCAGCTGCCGATGCTCAGCCACCTGGCACGCAAGACCGGCCACACGCTGGCCTGCCGGGAGGACGCCGACCGGCTGCTGCGCAAGGGCGAGCTGGTCGGGGTGTTCCCCGAGGGCTTCAAGGGCGTCGGCAAGCCGTTCTCCGAGCGCTACAAGCTGCAGCGGTTCGGCCGCGGCGGGTTCGTGGCGTCGGCCATCCGCGCCGGGGTGCCGATCCTGCCCACCGCGATCGTGGGCGCCGAGGAGATCTATCCGAAGATCGGCGATCTGAAGTTCCTGGCCAGGACGCTCGGCCTGCCCTACCTGCCGATCACGCCGTTCTTCCCGCTGCTCGGCCCGCTCGGGCTGCTGCCGCTGCCGTCCAAGTGGATGATCGAGTTCGGCGAGCCGATCCGCACCGACGAATACGAGCCGTCGGCGGCCGACGATCCGATGCTGGTGTTCAACCTCACCGACCACATACGCGAGG